AAAAATTCATAATGTTAAAAAGCGAATGCCATTGATTATTGCTAAGGAAGAGGAAAAAAAATGGGTTGATCCAAATATCGCTATTGACGAAATTAAATCAATGATTAAACCATACAATGAAAGCGATATGACAGCACATTCCATTTCGCAAACGGCAAACAGTGCAAGAGTTAATCGTAATGTTCCGGAAATACTGAATCCTGTTGACTATCCGGAGTTGGCTCTATTTGATTAACACTGTTTATTAATCTATTGCCCGAATAAACTGCGTACTTCTCCCATTTTTCTCCTGGAAACTTCAATGGCCGAATTATCGCTCATCACCAATTTGTTTTCGTTATTAAATGACCTTATATGGTTTTTGTTAACCAGATGCGCCCTGTGTACTCTGATGAAATTATAACCATTGAGTAAATCGTCAAATTCTTTTAAAGTTCTTGAAGCAAGTATCATCTCCTTATTGCTACAGGAAATTCTTGTGTAATTACCATCAGCTTCACATCTGATAATTTCATCAGGCAAAAGAAAATATGTTTTACCTGATGTGTTTACTGCCAAACGAAATAATTTTTCTTCAACAGATTTTAAATTTCTGATAAGATTATTAATAACAGATTTTCTGTCGTATGCATTTTTCTGTCTGTTAAGAAATTCCTGAACTGCATGTATAAATTCATCTTTTCTCAGCGGCTTAAGCAGATAATCTAATGCCGAAAATTTTATTGCTTTAAGGGCATATTGATCAAAGGCAGTTACAAATATGATTTCAAAATCATGTTCCTGAATTTTCTCAAGCAAATCGAAACCATTGCTACCGGGCATTTCAACATCCAAAAAAACCAAATCCGGTTTATGAAAATATACCTGCTTTAATGCCTCTGTTGAGTTAGCTGCTTCTGCAACTAATACGATTTGAGGAAAGTATTTTTTTAACAATGACTTTATCTGTTCTCTGCCGAACGCTTCATCATCTACTACAATGGCTTTTATATTTTTCACTCGACAAATAAAATATTATTAGTGTACAATTATACTTTTAGCCCATGGAATTTACACTTTTCCACATTTTCAAAGATTCAATCATTGCCATACATTGTTTTCTGATAAGTAATACAACAGGCATCAGCTTATTTTTCTTAATTGTGTCTTTCTGTTTCTCAAGTTCTGAAATTTTTTGTGCACACTCAGTCAAACCAACAGCAGCAATCAAAGGCTTAATGCTGTGTAATAATACAATTACATGTTTTTCATCATCTGCTTTTAAAGAAATTTCTATCTCTCCAAAAACTTCAGGGATTCTTTCAATGTATATGTCAACATATCGCGACATTTCCTGAATATCACCATCTGTAAAATCCTTTAAATATGCTAAATCAACAGTGGATGATATTGCTTCAATCTTACTTTTGTTGCTGTCTGTCAATTCAAACGCTTCAATCTTAAAACGATTGATTACATCAGTCAGCTCCGAAATTTTAAATGGTTTTGACAAGTAGTCATTCATCCCTGCAGCAATGCATTTCTCTTTTTCAAGCTGAGAAATATTTGCTGTGATTGCAACTATAGGAATTTTTCTAACAGACTCATTTTGTTCATTTCGAATGATATGTGTAATTTCATATCCATCCATCTCCGGAATTGAAATATCCATTAAAATCAAATCGACCATTTTTGTTTTCAAAAATTCTAATGCCTCACTTCCTGTTCCAACAATTTTCAACGCTATTTCAGGCATTTTTTTATTAAGTGCATCTTTTACTAATATCTGATTAAACTCATTGTCCTCTACAAGCAAAACCGAAAAACCTTGTTTAGAAATTGCTACTTGCGAAGGAACATGCTTCAACTTCTGTAAATCTTCAAAAGAATCTGCAACTTCTACTTCAATTGTAAATGAAAACACTGTGCCTTGGTTTTCTGTACTACTCACTTCAATATTACCACCCATCAGCTGAACAAGGCTTTGAGAAATAGTTAAACCAAGGCCTGTGCCGCCAAATTTTCTGGAATTTCCAGCATGCGTTTGACTGAAAGATTCAAATATTTTCTCCTGCTGACCTTCAGGTATCCCAATGCCACTATCAGACACTTCAAAATGAAGTGCACAAAATGCTTTACCATTTTGTTGTGCTTGTCTTATTTGCTTAATAGATACAATCACAAAGCCTTTCTCAGTAAATTTGATTGCATTTCCTACTAAGTTTATAAGAACTTGTGTAATACGAAATGGGTCTGCTATAATAAACTCTGGCACATTTTCCCCTACAGAAAATTTCAAATCGAGTCCTTTACCACTTGCTTTTTGAGAAAAGGTTTGATACACATGGTCAATAGTTTCTTTAAATCTGAATGGAGTTTTTTCAAGCTCCATTTTTCCTGCTTCTATTTTTGATAAATCCAGAATATCATTTATTATTACAAGTAAACCTTCTGATGATTGTTTTACGACTTGTAAATACTTGCTACTTTGCTCATCTTGCTTGGTTTCCTGTAGCAATTCAGTCATTCCGAAAATTGCATTTAATGGCGTTCTGATTTCATGGCTCATATTGGCCAGAAATTGTTGCTTAAACTTCTCACTCCGCTCAGCACGCTCCTTTTCTTTTGCAATGATGATGTTTTTTTGTTCTAACTGCTGTGCAGCTCTTTTCTTCAAAGTAAAGCGGTTATACAGATTTAATATGATGAGCAACAGCATCACTGCTCCTATTATAAAAATATTCTTTAGTTGCCGCTGCCATTCTGCATTTGATTTCTCAATTGCTTTATCTCTGTTAAGCAGTTCAATAATTTTATCTTTTTGCTCAGTTTCAAATTTTGTCTTTATCTCATCAAGTTTAGCTTGCTGCTTTGTTTCATTGATGGTATCCTTTATCTCCGAAGCCTGTTTAAAAGTTAAATATGCATTCTGGAAATCGTGCTTTAAGGCATAAAGCTCACTCAAAGAATTTAATGTCTGTAACTGCAACGCCTGAAACTTATTACTGTCAGCAATCTGCAAAGCCATCTTCATATAGATGATTGCGGAGTTTACTTTACCGTATTGTCTATAAGCGTCACCAATCAAAGTAAGCTCATAACATAAATCATTTTTACTGCCCGATTTTTCAAAATTCTCTCTTGCAAACTCAAACTGCATTAGCGCCATGTCAAAATTTTTCTGGATAAGGTAAATACTACCTAAACTTTCTGCTGCAAAAGCTGCTCCGCTAATGTTAGATAACTTCTGATACATTGCAGAAGATTGGCGCAGGTAATAGAA
This portion of the Bacteroidia bacterium genome encodes:
- a CDS encoding tetratricopeptide repeat protein, which gives rise to MNRFVTYLFLFLLLSLTGRSQDASKIPLYLNDLKQAAHDSARVEAYRNLCFNYSIANTDSGIYYGKKGLEIALRIKFDKGIGDCYNSLGWCYSRKGDYAEAKKYLTLALQYFEQTNDKCNIAVVLANIGSTYFNQSLYADALEYFIKSVNLSKGCQDSSRRPAGMYSIGIVYNSQKEFQKAIPYFREAAEISVQIKDSNKLADCINGIGNAYLGLEFYDSAFYYLRQSSAMYQKLSNISGAAFAAESLGSIYLIQKNFDMALMQFEFARENFEKSGSKNDLCYELTLIGDAYRQYGKVNSAIIYMKMALQIADSNKFQALQLQTLNSLSELYALKHDFQNAYLTFKQASEIKDTINETKQQAKLDEIKTKFETEQKDKIIELLNRDKAIEKSNAEWQRQLKNIFIIGAVMLLLIILNLYNRFTLKKRAAQQLEQKNIIIAKEKERAERSEKFKQQFLANMSHEIRTPLNAIFGMTELLQETKQDEQSSKYLQVVKQSSEGLLVIINDILDLSKIEAGKMELEKTPFRFKETIDHVYQTFSQKASGKGLDLKFSVGENVPEFIIADPFRITQVLINLVGNAIKFTEKGFVIVSIKQIRQAQQNGKAFCALHFEVSDSGIGIPEGQQEKIFESFSQTHAGNSRKFGGTGLGLTISQSLVQLMGGNIEVSSTENQGTVFSFTIEVEVADSFEDLQKLKHVPSQVAISKQGFSVLLVEDNEFNQILVKDALNKKMPEIALKIVGTGSEALEFLKTKMVDLILMDISIPEMDGYEITHIIRNEQNESVRKIPIVAITANISQLEKEKCIAAGMNDYLSKPFKISELTDVINRFKIEAFELTDSNKSKIEAISSTVDLAYLKDFTDGDIQEMSRYVDIYIERIPEVFGEIEISLKADDEKHVIVLLHSIKPLIAAVGLTECAQKISELEKQKDTIKKNKLMPVVLLIRKQCMAMIESLKMWKSVNSMG
- a CDS encoding LytTR family DNA-binding domain-containing protein is translated as MKNIKAIVVDDEAFGREQIKSLLKKYFPQIVLVAEAANSTEALKQVYFHKPDLVFLDVEMPGSNGFDLLEKIQEHDFEIIFVTAFDQYALKAIKFSALDYLLKPLRKDEFIHAVQEFLNRQKNAYDRKSVINNLIRNLKSVEEKLFRLAVNTSGKTYFLLPDEIIRCEADGNYTRISCSNKEMILASRTLKEFDDLLNGYNFIRVHRAHLVNKNHIRSFNNENKLVMSDNSAIEVSRRKMGEVRSLFGQ